A window of the Streptomyces griseochromogenes genome harbors these coding sequences:
- a CDS encoding aldehyde dehydrogenase family protein has protein sequence MAPTLTLKTGTSWAEAWRRCLAVAPEAFRDDRVLNLWDTAWRADGRALPATSPVDGGPIAGPPRLDRAAARQAVRASLDRHRAWRHLPLAERRARVAATLDALTEHRDLLALLLVWEIGKPWRLARADVDRAVDGVRWYLDGIEPMLAGRTPLDGPVSNIASWNYPMSVLVHAMLVQALAGNAVIAKTPTDGGVACLTLACALAAREGLPVSLVSGSGGELSQALVRAPEIGCVSFVGGRDTGAAVATAVADLGKRHILEQEGLNTWGIWNYSDWDALTALVPKLFDYGKQRCTAYPRFVVQRDLFDEFLRAYLPAVRRVRVGHPLAVERRDDPYPELDFGPVINAAKAKELRDQVAEAIDRGAVPLHRARPAEARFLPGQDTAAYVQPVTLLNPPRSSPLHHAEPFGPVDTIVLVDTEAELLAAMNASNGALVATLSTDDRTTFDRLAPQIRAFKIGHGKPRSRGDRDELFGGFGASWRGAFVGGELLVRAVTQGPAGERLPGNFPEYQLMP, from the coding sequence ATGGCACCCACCCTCACCCTCAAAACAGGAACGTCCTGGGCCGAGGCCTGGCGGCGCTGTCTCGCCGTCGCGCCGGAGGCCTTCCGGGACGATCGCGTTCTCAACCTCTGGGACACCGCCTGGCGGGCGGACGGCCGGGCGCTGCCCGCCACCAGCCCGGTCGACGGGGGCCCCATCGCGGGCCCGCCCCGCCTGGACCGGGCCGCCGCACGCCAGGCCGTCCGCGCCTCGCTCGACCGGCACCGCGCCTGGCGGCACCTTCCGCTCGCCGAGCGCCGCGCACGGGTCGCGGCCACCCTCGACGCGCTCACGGAACACCGCGACCTCCTCGCACTGCTCCTCGTCTGGGAGATCGGCAAGCCGTGGCGGCTCGCCCGGGCGGACGTCGACCGGGCCGTCGACGGGGTGCGCTGGTACCTGGACGGAATCGAGCCGATGCTGGCCGGCCGGACGCCGCTGGACGGCCCGGTCTCCAACATCGCGAGCTGGAACTACCCGATGAGCGTGCTCGTTCACGCCATGCTGGTCCAAGCGCTCGCCGGCAACGCGGTCATCGCCAAGACCCCGACCGACGGCGGCGTCGCCTGCCTGACCCTGGCCTGCGCGCTCGCCGCCCGCGAAGGGCTTCCCGTCAGCCTCGTCAGCGGAAGCGGAGGTGAGCTGTCCCAGGCGCTGGTCCGGGCGCCCGAGATCGGCTGTGTCTCCTTCGTCGGCGGCCGCGACACCGGCGCCGCGGTGGCCACCGCCGTCGCCGACCTCGGCAAGCGCCACATCCTGGAACAGGAGGGACTGAACACCTGGGGAATCTGGAACTACTCAGACTGGGACGCCCTCACCGCCCTCGTCCCCAAACTCTTCGACTACGGCAAACAGCGCTGCACGGCCTATCCGCGGTTCGTGGTCCAGCGGGACCTCTTCGACGAGTTCCTCCGCGCCTACCTCCCCGCGGTGCGCCGGGTGCGCGTCGGCCACCCCCTGGCGGTGGAGCGCAGGGACGATCCGTACCCGGAGCTGGACTTCGGCCCGGTGATCAACGCGGCGAAGGCGAAGGAACTGCGGGACCAGGTCGCGGAGGCCATCGACCGCGGCGCCGTCCCCCTGCACCGCGCACGGCCGGCGGAGGCCCGCTTCCTGCCCGGCCAGGACACGGCGGCCTATGTCCAGCCGGTCACCCTCCTCAATCCGCCGCGCTCCTCCCCCCTCCACCACGCGGAGCCCTTCGGCCCGGTCGACACGATCGTCCTGGTCGACACGGAGGCCGAGCTGCTGGCCGCGATGAACGCCTCCAACGGCGCCCTGGTCGCGACCCTCTCCACGGACGACAGGACCACGTTCGACCGGCTGGCGCCGCAGATCCGAGCCTTCAAGATCGGCCACGGCAAACCGCGCTCGCGCGGCGACCGCGACGAGCTGTTCGGCGGCTTCGGCGCGTCCTGGCGCGGCGCCTTCGTGGGCGGGGAACTGCTCGTGAGGGCGGTGACCCAGGGGCCGGCGGGGGAGCGGCTGCCGGGGAACTTCCCGGAATACCAGCTCATGCCCTGA